ACATCAGTCGCAGAGGTGAAACGCGTGGCGTTTTCTCTCACGCTTCATTCGCACAAGTTTCCTTGTGGAGAGAAGGCATCTTCAGAAGGCACTGCTTGGATGACTGTGGGTGCATCGTCACGTATTCTTCTTCGAGCTCATGTGCGATGGGCAGCATACGCTCCGCTTGGCGCTTCTtgcgtgcggcgctggtgactTCTCCAGTGTCTGTGGTGCTCCTTGCTGAGTGCACAGACcacgaggagctgcgctgtATCAAGAAGGCGTTCGTGCCCTCGTCTGCTGAGTTGTCCACGGAGGGGCACGACCGACTCATGATGCCGTTACTCGACTCTCCCAACAGCCGCAACTCCATACCGCTTCGCCCACCGAGGCTACGCAACGACTTCTCGTTGGGGTTCTCTGTGGCAACGCCCGGTCCCTCGACCCCGGAGGACAGATGAAAGGCGGCAAATCCGGCTAGCCTCTGCTGCATCCTCCGAGCGGTAGCACCGCTTGTCACCGTGATGAACTTTTCGGGAGTCACGCTGAAGCTCGTAGAGCTGCTTGCCGTTGCACTGGGACTCCACACCTGCGCCGTGTCAAGCACTGTGGTTTGGCCGTGTtgtggcgacagcggcggaaCAGCAATCTTCAGTGATGCTTGCGTTGCAGGGTCGTTGGTTGTGTTGCAACTCGGTGCCACAGCTTGATGGGGCGAGAATGGCACTGTCGCCATCTGCACCTCCCTGGCGCTCAAGGGCTTCAACTGGCGCTCCACGTAACGTCGTAGCAAAAGTGGTCGTGGTGGGTGTCGCTCGAGGCGGGAGGGCGGAGTGACTGTGAAGGTCGACATCGGGGCGTTGGATGCATTGGCGGCGTCCCACTGCTGCCGAAGCGGCTCCGGCGACTGAGAGCGGACGGAGGCGCGACCACCGCCCACGCCCTCCATTGTGAGCGTTGCGTGTGGTGCCTCGGTGAATAATGTGGCGGTCGTCTTTTCCTTGGACACCATTGTGCTCGTCATTGGTGtcacaggaagagaggaggatgcgGACGATGGGGCTACATCCTCCTCAGAGGGTGGAGCTGCGATACTGGTAGATCGGGAGTGGTTTGGCTTTCGTGGATCCTTTCGGCGCGGCTTGCGGGGCGCCGACTGCGGTGGGTGACAGATGAATGGCCTTGACGTGTCGACAGAGCCGCGACTGAACGTCGTTTCCTTTGACTCGGTGAACGCATTACTCATCGCCttgggcaagagagagaaccgTCTTGATGCAGTCGACGTGGCTATACTGTTTGGTGACGACGCGGATGCCGGTCTCCTTGTGTCCGAGGTGTCTCGTCTTTCAGATGCCGGTCTTAGTCGAACACTACAGAGGTGGCGGATCCCATTTCTCCATGGAGCTGTGGTAGTGGGCGTCATATCGTCCCTGCTAACTACTGCTGAGCAGCTTCGTCCTGACTTGTTGTCCTCTCCCGCTACCGTGTCGATGCCGTAGAAAGGGGGGCAACCGGTGGGCCCAAGCCCATTTTCAAATGACTCagacgcggaggaggcgtTCACTGGAATGTCATACGAGTCGCCCTCGATGCCGCCTCGCCAGCACGGTGCCAGATGGTTGCCATTCTGAGAAGTCGAGAATTCTGGTAGCTGATGATGCGGTGGCGTGTGCAGTGGCTGTAGGCTGGTGTTACTTCTCCCTGAACCAACAGGTCGCCGAGTCATACTAAAGCTGCTCTCAACAGATAGGCACGAGGCGGCGCCGTACGATGTCAAATGTGTTGAGTCAGAGAGTCGGCGCTGAGCTGCGCTCAGTACAATCGCTGCGTCCTCGCTGCGCGTGACACGACTGTGATCGCACTCGCTCCTCTGAAACGTGGTGTCCAGGTAGTAGTGAGGGTGGACGGATTCCCGTACAGAGCAGGACATAGCACTCGTTGCGACCGTCAGGCTGTCGTGCAGACTAGGGAGCGAGTTCTTGCTACGGTCGTCAAAGCTGTCGTAGGACTTGACGAAAGTGCGCGCCGATGCCAGAGTGAACCCTCCATTATCCTTTCGGGAGAGGTGGCAATCGCTCAAGGCGGTACCGGAGGTTGCGGTAGAGTTGGTACGGCGAGCAGGTCCGACATGTGACTCGGTGAAAGTCACAGCTGCAATTGAGTCATCGTAGACAGCCCTCTGTGTGGCGGTCGGGTAGTCGTAGAGGGCGATATGAGAGAAGCCGCCGGCGCTGGTACTCCCTGCGCATTGGTAAAGCTTCGCTGCCAAAGACGTGCCTTGAGGCCAGCTAGTTCCACGACCTGAGCCCTCGCTCAAGCTGGTCGCAGACTGATAGGAgtgtgcgcagctgccatcGCCGTAGAAGCTGGACGCAAACGCTGAAGGTGCTGTCACAGACCCGACTGCGGCGCCCATCATGGCAGGAGGATGCGTGGCACCTTCGTCGCTCATAGTGTACGGCCCCATCATGGAGTGCATGGGTAAAGCACTACCGCAGAGCGGATCCTGCAAAGACGTTGTGGACGACGAGTGAGAGGAGAACTGCATTGCACCAACGACTATACacagagcgagcgagcgaacAAAATGAGGAATAGAAagaacggagagagaagggagaggcgacAACGACAAccctccaaaaaaaaaaaataaagagaGCACCACAGCGAGAGCGGTGCCAAAGATGCGCCGCACACGAAATGAGAAAGAGGGCGTGGGGAGGGCCGACGCAAGACGAGGTGACCCAATTGTGAGGCGTGCTGTAAGCGCCGTAGGCACGTAGCGCCGAAACGAGCTCCGACTGACACAGGGGTACACCGGGAGCGTGACCAAGGAGAACAATCCTCGAGCCTTCAAAGAAAGCGTGCACACCGATACGCTCactacaaaaaaaaaaacgaggcTGAGAAAAACGCTGGCTTCCAGCTGCAGGGCCTGATCGGTGTCCCACAACCCACAAGATCTCCCGCGGCACAGAGAAGCAGCTTCAACTCAGGCAGGAGAGCATAACAGATCTGCGCACAACACAAGTAAGCATGTTGCGGTCTGCACGTGATCACTGCAGtgcagaggaggaacaaGACACacctgcttctctttccgaTACAGACACGAGGCAGCTCTTGTTATCAAGGCTTGACGCAGGAGAACGTATAGGCACGACGAGAAGGTAATGTGCGTATacccgcgcacacacacctctccaCTCTGGAATGGGGGAGCGCACGGGAagtgtgggggaggggggggggaacacgAAACGAGTCGAATGATGGGGAGCCGGAAAGGCGAACAGGTCTGCAGGCGCACTACAAAACGCCTCTAAGGCgtgaaggggaggaaaacaacaacgacaCCGGCCGAGTGAAACAAAGGAGacgaggggaagaagagagttGGTGAGGGGTGCACGAAGAGAAGTAAACTCCCTGTTCGTCCGGTAGtttgtgagtgtgtgtgtgtgggtgggtgtgtgtcttcggGTGATATTCTTCGATGCCTGTAGCTTACCTGCTTTGGTGTCgaggaagcaaagaaaaagagaagcgaggaaagaaggagcaACGATGCCGCACGGTGGCTGATGTGCAAACGAGAGTGGCCTCAGGTCCAAGAACGCAAAAAAGTGAAGATACTGAGTGAGACACGTACAACAATGGCGCCACACAGCGGAACTCTGCAGTCTTTCGTGGCTTCTTTTGTTTGCCGACTGATCCGTTCCCCTGCTggcccttcccccctctctgcaaGAAATAGGATGGCTGACACGTGGCGACGGCAGGGATGAAATACACAAAGAgtcacagcacagcacagcacagcaagCAAAACTCACCCACCGAAAGCGAGAGTGTCGAAACAGCGAATGCGCCGCACGATAATGTCTGTCAAAGGCGCGCAGCACAGGGCATAACGAAAATGACTTCGGTtaggggggcagcagcggtggtgccgagctgtggcggaggcggtgagaAATCAATGTggaggcacacgcgcgggTAGGTGTAGAGCGAGGCCTTTGGCAAACGAACCACGAAAGACGAATGCAGTAGCGTCGCGTGGACAAAGCAAAGGAATCGGCTGGAAGTTGTACTACAGGGCGATGATACGCTATACTGGACACgcgtcttcagcagctgctgcccgaAAGAAACCAAAAGAATGCGAGCAACGCAGTCtatcgtctctctctctctcttgcagtGCACCGCTTTTCAGAATGCAGTGCGCGGACGGTGGTGAGCAGCTCGATCGCTGGAGCAATGGTTTAGTGCTGCTTTGGCGAGCAGGCCTCCTATGACAgctgttttcctttctccttttgccgttaaaggggaagggagggagggtgacGCTTTGGACGAAAGGAATTACTATGGGCAACGATGGTGCTCAAGCGAAGcgaagcgagggagggagggagagagagagggagagagggagggaaaccAACAAATAGGAAGGGATGGCACGCTCACAAAGGAGGCCACGACACCGCGACAACGGCCAGAGGTGTGCCGCTGTGTCGTGGCGTAACAGTCGTGAcaagagaagaacaacagCGCAACAGCGAATGGAGACAGGAAACACAAAACGGccagacagacagacgggGATAGGGAAAgggcgaaggaggaagaggggatgTGTGGTCAGTGGGCTACCTTCATCCGTTGTAGAGCAGATGGGCAGAGAGGACACGATACACGAGCGCCCAGAGGGCCCCCGTCAGCGTTCGCGGCTCTTAAGTGATGGCGGCTTTGTTGGCGGTCCTTAGTACAGttgttgccccccccccccactccccccaACAAACAGAAAGCAATCTgcagtgggagaggggagggcgacaGAAGGTGGCCGGACACCGCCAAAGTAGTGGATGGCGGAGTAGGCATCGCTCGCAGATGTGTGCAGCACACCTGCGCGATTACAAAGAAAACTCTGGAGGCGCCGGGAGAGAGCACCGGAGGGCATATACTTCGAGAGACTCTGAGAGATGCGTGTACCCTCAAGATGAGGTTGGCACGGCTTCACTGGACAAGACCGACACAATTGTGATCCCATAGCGTGAGGCAGATTCCCATCCAACGCACAGGATTGCCACTTATCGTTTTACTTATCCCAGTGACGGGAccgacacacgcacccacgcaaCGGTCGAGAGAATAAACGGGACAGGAAAGAAAATAGGACGTCAGTGAAGGAAGTGCGCACGCGGGGTTGTCCCACGAACTAAGAAAAATACTTCCGCAAGGGCCCGCATCGCACCTACTCACAGGCGTACGGCATAGAGCCGAACAACATGTGCGGATacgtccacacacacacactgtgTATAGACTCGGGACCACTGACAGAGACATTATAACTCTTTATCAATCTACGAGGACGCTCTTGCCTCCCCTGTTCATTCTGCATTCTACGCACAACAGGAAAGAGCACAGGGCACACACAACGAAGTGAATTACagtgaacacacacacacacacttacacACTAAAGTGATGAAAAGGCGAGCCTATTAAATTGAGGAGACACCCCTAACTCATTATGGTATCGAGTGGCGCGCATCACGCAGAAGATAAAGCAAACTGTGTGCATGGCCGTACTAGAAATGCGTTAGACCTgccctacccccccccccccatgtGTCAGAATATAGACATCTTGTGGgcgtcagcggcaggcgtcagtgacacacacgcacggagtCTTTGACAGGGTCTCTGAACAcctctcgtttttttctttgctttgtTTTGCCGCTGGAATACCTAAAGCATCGATTacagcgccgcctctgccgttTCGGCCCGATCGTACATGTGTAGCaggacacccacacccgtACGTGGGGAATGCGCACGTCGCAGaatgcagaggcagcagccaaAGCGAATACTCTGCGCAACGACGTgcggcctctctcccctttcgctCCCCACCATCGTATAAAaacgaaggggggagggagggagggggaggggaaagtaAGACGAAAAGGGCCCGCACGGCAGGGACTGCCGCCGTGACAGGGGACCTCCGCTGCACGACACACGCCCCCTGCCTAACGCGCAATAGTACGCACAACACTGTTGGATGTCCGCGCCTGTTGTGTGCTACAAGCGCTGACATAGCGAGAGACGAATGAAGAGGGCGTGACACGGGGCCgggcgcgggggggggggggggattcCAGAATCAGagcgaaagcaaaaaaaaaaaggtatGTGCGCCGCCAACCTGAGAAGGAAAGAATAAAAAGACCCCGTTGAAGAGCTGCCCTAGGGTGCTACATGCGGGCATCGGAATAATAAGTGAAAGGCATCGGTGCTTACACTTGTAGAACACACGTTTTGCTTCTGTGCGCCAGCCTGCGTGCACGCCTGAATCCCTTACAGACCTGACTCACTATGAGAACGTGGGTTAGGCACCGGGAAGTACACGAGGCTATTCCCGTGTGTTGAGGAGACCCAACGCAAATGAAAGCGCCAACATACCCGGACACAGGCACGCCAAATCACGCAGACACAACAGTTTGAaccctaccaccaccaccaccaacaacaGAGGCATTTCTGTTTCTCCTAGGCTTCTTTGCAGcccttcagcttctctgcCAGCTCTACCTTTGTACGTGCCAGAGAAATGAGAGCTGGTGCCGCCGACACCGTCCATCAGCTGGGTAAGTGGGGAGACGCAGGGTATAGCGGAGgacaagagaagggggttAGTGTTTGATCGTTGAAGAGAAAGCCCCGAGAGGTAGACgtgaagggagagagaagtcaAGCGGGTAGGCGTGAGAAGGGGGCACACAACGGACGGAAGGCAATAAAAAACGTCAAAAAATGCGCTCATCAGATGGCAGAGAGAAATGAAAAACAGAGCGTTAGTGGTGTGCGCTGAGTCACCAGCGCGTGACAGAGACAAGAAGCACGCGAGGCAGCAACTCTGAAGCAGCGCAAGAGGGGGCGACTTAGCGGACGGCTGCCAACCATTATGCCTTCAGCTTGTCGGGGCCGCCTGACGTACACACGGGGACGatgcaacaacaacaaaactGCAGGcacaacaaacaaaaaaacgtGTAAAGGCGCACATCTGCCTTCCGTCATTTCGTCTCGGCACACCTCACCCTCACGTCCATCCCTATCACACTTCACTgccgtcttctccctctttcctgttgctgctgttgcctgTTTGGCTATGACGTACCCCGCGTGTCTCGCACCAGCAACTTATACGTCCGCCTCAGCCCACGTTTGTCTTCAACTTTCAatacagcaacaacagcgcaaGCAAGAAATGAATGCACTATTCATagaggtacacacacacacacatacgcgcacaccACGTTACGCGGTGAGGGACACACAACTCAGTGTTGGTagcaagaagaaagagaaaagcaaaagagaggtgtCTTGAGTTTGCTACACCTCAGGGGACTGAGGGAAAAAACAATTCCCATCTCACATGTAGTGGCTCGACACCTCATCATGCACAGTCggcgaggcgcaggcgctggcGCATCCGGCGGTGCCGATGGCCACCGGGTCGACCTGAATGGTGGTGTGACGAATGCCAAAGTGTGCACTGCAGATGTGCTGCGCCTTGTGCAGAGCGTCGGCGGAATCGTCTGCCACTAAGTGCACCGAGAGGGAGACATACTCGGCCGACAGGGACCAGACGTGTAAGTCATGCACATCGACTACGCCGTCgatctgccgcagcgccgcgtccAGAGCGCTGTAGTCGACGCTCGCTGGTGTGCTCTCCATCAGAATTCCGAACAGGTCCATCAGGAGGGCCTTGGTCATATTCAGCGTGATGACAGCGAACATGACAGAGCAGAAGGGGTCAGCAAGGTTGAAGAGGGAGTGCTCGTATGTGTACTTGCCGTAGTAGGCAAGGTTACACAGGTAGATGACAATACCGGCGAGAATGACACCAATGGACTGGACGCAGTCACCCATCGCATGCAGGATAGCAGCGTGCACAGCAAACCCCTTGTGGCTGCcaatgccgccaccgctttGCGTTGCATGTCCGTGGTCGTGGTCGTGGTCGTGATCATGTCCATGGTCATGATCGTCTTCGTGAATGTGGTCCTGGTTGTGCTCCCCACTCCCGCCGTGGCTGTGCCCGTGCGAGGAGCCGAAGTGGCTGTGGCCGTGAGAGCCGCCAAAGTAGAGGATGGAGGCACATACGACATTCACCACCATGCCAAGCACACCAACGACGATCATGAGACGAGAGTCAACTGCTTGGCAGTCGCGAACGCTCATAACGCCAGCGGAAACTTGAGCCGGGACACGGCTGCACATGTATATATCGTAGGTGCGGTATCCTGCTTCAATAACAATCCAGGTCACCAAGGCCCAGATCGAAAAGACGGAGATGAGGGTGCCAATCACCTCAGCCCGGTGCCAGCCGTAGCTGTAGCGGCCGCACGCCGCACGACCCGCTGCGACGAGGGCGCCAATGCTCAGTGCATAGGAACCCACATCGGCCAGCAAGTGGATGGCATCCGTGAGCAGGGCCAGCGAGTGGGCCATCACACCGCTGGTGAACTCGACGAGCATAAAAACGAAACAGAAGATGAGAGCGCCCAGGAGAACCTTCTTCTCCGACTCGCGACGGGCCTCTACGGCGGACAGCGCCTCATCGATTGTGCGCTCCTCGGCAACTGTGACGTAGGCCGGAGTGGAAGCGGCATGGTAGTTGGCGACTGACGGGCCCGCAATAGCCACTGTCAACCCTGTCGTCTCTCCAGGCTGCTCAGCTGACATTTTGGTAAGACTAAATCAAGCAAACATGCatatctatatatatatatatagatatatacTCTAGACCAGCACTCACAACGACGCAGGTATCGTTTAACTGAATCGACAGCTTCGCACACTATGTAAAGTAATCACCACAGCtcatcagctgcagcgaagTAGAGGAGATAAAGTACgcaaaacagagagagagatagaGTAGTGGAAGGCAAAGGACAAGGAAGGAGCCGAGGTGCGTAGTGGACCAGAGCACCAAATCCGTCACCCATGAGGGCAGAGGTGTGGAAGGCAAATGCAAATATCACCGCCAAAAGCCTCCACCACGCGAATTTTTGCTTGGGCTCTTGACACATTTGAGACACCCTCACGAGGGGGAACACCTCAGCGCGCCGTATCATCAGGGCTCAGCACACCACCCTGTGTGGGAAGCCCACATAGCACccctccatccctgccagtgccgaacTACTTCTGGTGGCGAAAGGCTCAAGTGCCCACAGCGTAGGGAGGTCAGCgtgatgcatcgctgcggatgccggccGTCAGGTCATGGATGACGCTGTGTCGGAGCACCTTGCGAcagcaaacacacgcgcgccaccCACGTGATCGGCAGAGTATCCGTGGGACCGGAGTGCATCCCGCCAGGCCCTGCGTGCCTACGGGTGCGGGGtgcctgagccaccccgagggacgCACCAGGTATCGACCCGCATGATGGTTGCGGCTGTGGGGCGACGTGTGGAGTTGGGGGTAGGTAGTGTTTGAGGCAGCGGCCATGCTCCGATGACTGCGACGCCATTGGTGTAACGccgcgcctgccgctgcttggcaccacgcggtgggcctgtgacagggCTGTTAGAGCGGTATTGCATTCGTCTTGTAAGGCAGAGAATAAACTCATTGAAGAAATGGAAGAAGCGTGAGCTAACCGGCATGTGCAAGCACTTGTGAAAGTCGAGGAGCGCCCGATTGGCTCGAGGGAGTGAGTGTCGCCCACGTGTGCCTCTGACTGCGTCATTGTATCGTGAACTGCGGTGGGGGATTCTACGTGGTTCTATGACCTTGATGCTCCCTAATGAATGTAGGCCACCTCTTCGCGGTGCTGAAAACCAGTACTCCTTTacagaggaagcgaagcgCCGACGCGCACAGAGCGAGACCTACTGGATTGAGAGCCTCTTTCATGGGGTGCGGCAACGTCG
The DNA window shown above is from Leishmania panamensis strain MHOM/PA/94/PSC-1 chromosome 31 sequence and carries:
- a CDS encoding hypothetical protein (TriTrypDB/GeneDB-style sysID: LpmP.31.2220), whose product is MQFSSHSSSTTSLQDPLCGSALPMHSMMGPYTMSDEGATHPPAMMGAAVGSVTAPSAFASSFYGDGSCAHSYQSATSLSEGSGRGTSWPQGTSLAAKLYQCAGSTSAGGFSHIALYDYPTATQRAVYDDSIAAVTFTESHVGPARRTNSTATSGTALSDCHLSRKDNGGFTLASARTFVKSYDSFDDRSKNSLPSLHDSLTVATSAMSCSVRESVHPHYYLDTTFQRSECDHSRVTRSEDAAIVLSAAQRRLSDSTHLTSYGAASCLSVESSFSMTRRPVGSGRSNTSLQPLHTPPHHQLPEFSTSQNGNHLAPCWRGGIEGDSYDIPVNASSASESFENGLGPTGCPPFYGIDTVAGEDNKSGRSCSAVVSRDDMTPTTTAPWRNGIRHLCSVRLRPASERRDTSDTRRPASASSPNSIATSTASRRFSLLPKAMSNAFTESKETTFSRGSVDTSRPFICHPPQSAPRKPRRKDPRKPNHSRSTSIAAPPSEEDVAPSSASSSLPVTPMTSTMVSKEKTTATLFTEAPHATLTMEGVGGGRASVRSQSPEPLRQQWDAANASNAPMSTFTVTPPSRLERHPPRPLLLRRYVERQLKPLSAREVQMATVPFSPHQAVAPSCNTTNDPATQASLKIAVPPLSPQHGQTTVLDTAQVWSPSATASSSTSFSVTPEKFITVTSGATARRMQQRLAGFAAFHLSSGVEGPGVATENPNEKSLRSLGGRSGMELRLLGESSNGIMSRSCPSVDNSADEGTNAFLIQRSSSWSVHSARSTTDTGEVTSAARKKRQAERMLPIAHELEEEYVTMHPQSSKQCLLKMPSLHKETCANEA
- a CDS encoding zinc transporter-like protein (TriTrypDB/GeneDB-style sysID: LpmP.31.2230); translated protein: MSAEQPGETTGLTVAIAGPSVANYHAASTPAYVTVAEERTIDEALSAVEARRESEKKVLLGALIFCFVFMLVEFTSGVMAHSLALLTDAIHLLADVGSYALSIGALVAAGRAACGRYSYGWHRAEVIGTLISVFSIWALVTWIVIEAGYRTYDIYMCSRVPAQVSAGVMSVRDCQAVDSRLMIVVGVLGMVVNVVCASILYFGGSHGHSHFGSSHGHSHGGSGEHNQDHIHEDDHDHGHDHDHDHDHGHATQSGGGIGSHKGFAVHAAILHAMGDCVQSIGVILAGIVIYLCNLAYYGKYTYEHSLFNLADPFCSVMFAVITLNMTKALLMDLFGILMESTPASVDYSALDAALRQIDGVVDVHDLHVWSLSAEYVSLSVHLVADDSADALHKAQHICSAHFGIRHTTIQVDPVAIGTAGCASACASPTVHDEVSSHYM